A stretch of Gossypium hirsutum isolate 1008001.06 chromosome A06, Gossypium_hirsutum_v2.1, whole genome shotgun sequence DNA encodes these proteins:
- the LOC107961680 gene encoding uncharacterized protein — MAASDKELELQLMEAGNMLVEPPSSVDELIPLLDQVESCLSRVEQSPSQAMQNALSPSLRALVAEQLLRHPDNDVKVAVAACVSEITRITAPEAPYDDDQMREIFQLIVSSFEHLSDKSSRSFIKRISILETVAKVRSCVVMLDLECDALIIEMFQHFLKEIRDHHSEIVFTSMATIMTLVLEESEDIPVELLSPILVSVKRDNEEVLPVARRLAERVLENCASKLKPYLTQAVENFGISFDDYSSVVASICQVSPGAVDQSDTVAEKHVDDESKPAESPLDKEDKEIPEEAVSTGQGLANEKSPKSVVSNGRVQTAEDNLLADASTVKKQEDDHLCDKSKNDDTSTVAEPDRLEAEKIVNSDSRSEESTLETGKKSDSKSTKPSDNFHVDEKETETSLDLKNDSKDDAGSLRDNMSVDGAVSSENKRETDAQSSAPKPTEDDSAVVASPTPSGSIPDESHSEKAAQPKSIPDGSRSEKAAQPKSIPDESQSKKAAQSKTIPDEGHSKKAAQPERKESLSEETTPSVDDVPKKGSEGMSDSEVKASKQSGKKVATVISSKVNAAVDVDESKKESGSASGLEAKSRTQSSKKVSSSNNNLDEPSSRQLEDKKKRARGKVPEKDGTKTSTMNDNEEVVASPKSVKPNKHDSHMEENSKTSTKRKYTANKEKASGSTEYGENLVGLKVKVWWPKDHAFYEGVIHSYDAVKKKHKVNYDDGDQEILNLKREKWEVIEDESGKDEEEAADHPSRAGSSEMPQKKKAKTAEPPSKKTKMDASPKRGEGTSSGKSKGVAAKSFRKTKEDGKVDSKSKDAPKSVSKSDSDNVTKSKDHITKSGSKSVDTASKAGNKTKNEDGGDTPKSTKSKHDGSVTPKVSTKSKQDTSKTSKSRQETPRVSSNSKGKPVRSGAKSNTNGTGKSKLGSSKVEESESMKETSTDSAKLVESTKRKSPSSIKGHGSDSVSGKKRRR, encoded by the exons atgGCGGCATCAGATAAAGAGCTGGAGTTACAATTAATGGAGGCTGGGAACATGCTCGTTGAACCACCTTCATCAGTTGATGAGCTCATTCCTCTCCTCGAC CAAGTTGAAAGTTGTCTTTCAAGGGTGGAACAATCACCAAGCCAAGCAATGCAAAATGCGCTCTCTCCATCACTCAGAGCCTTGGTGGCCGAGCAACTTTTGAGACACCCTGACAATGATGTCAAAGTTGCAGTTGCGGCTTGTGTGAGCGAGATAACAAGGATAACTGCACCAGAGGCTCCTTATGATGATGACCAAATGAGG GAGATCTTTCAACTAATTGTATCATCATTTGAACATTTGTCTGACAAGTCCAGCCGCTCATTCATTAAGAGGATCTCAATCCTTGAAACTGTTGCCAAAGTCAGGTCATGTGTGGTGATGTTGGATCTTGAATGCGATGCATTAATCATTGAGATGTTCCAGCATTTCCTCAAGGAAATAAG GGATCATCATTCAGAGATTGTCTTTACATCAATGGCGACTATTATGACCCTTGTATTGGAAGAAAGTGAGGACATCCCTGTGGAGTTGCTCTCTCCAATTTTAGTTAGTGTAAAGAGGGATAATGAG GAAGTTCTTCCTGTTGCTCGGAGGTTGGCGGAGAGAGTGCTTGAGAACTGTGCATCAAAGCTGAAACCTTACCTAACGCAGGCTGTAGAGAACTTTGGCATTTCTTTTGATGATTATAGTAGTGTAGTTGCTTCTATATGTCAAGTGTCACCTGGTGCTGTGGATCAAAGTGATACTGTTGCTGAAAAACATGTG GATGATGAGAGCAAACCAGCAGAGTCACCTTTGGACAAG GAGGATAAAGAAATTCCTGAAGAAGCAGTTTCTACCGGACAAGGTCTTGCAAATGAAAAATCTCCCAAGTCAGTTGTTAGCAATGGCAGGGTGCAAACTGCTGAAGACAACTTATTGGCTGATGCAAGCACCGTAAAGAAGCAAGAGGATGACCATCTTTGTGATAAGTCCAAGAATGATGATACATCAACTGTTGCTGAACCTGATAGATTGGAAGCTGAGAAAATAGTCAATTCAGATTCTAGGTCAGAGGAAAGTACCCTGGAAACGGGGAAGAAATCTGATTCAAAATCAACAAAACCTTCTGACAACTTTCATGTTGATGAGAAGGAAACTGAGACATCACTGGACCTTAAAAATGACAGCAAAGATGATGCTGGTTCATTGCGTGACAATATGTCTGTTGATGGGGCTGTATCCTCTGAAAATAAACGAGAGACAGATGCTCAATCTTCCGCACCAAAACCAACTGAGGATGACTCTGCTGTTGTTGCTTCCCCAACACCAAGTGGGTCTATACCTGATGAGAGTCATTCTGAAAAGGCTGCTCAGCCAAAGAGTATACCTGATGGGAGTCGATCTGAAAAGGCTGCACAGCCAAAAAGTATACCTGATGAGAGTCAATCCAAAAAGGCTGCACAGTCAAAGACTATTCCTGATGAGGGTCATTCCAAAAAGGCTGCACAGCCAGAAAGGAAAGAGAGCTTGAGTGAAGAGACCACACCTTCTGTTGATGACGTCCCTAAGAAGGGATCTGAAGGGATGAGTGATTCAGAAGTAAAAGCAAGTAAACAATCAGGGAAAAAGGTTGCTACTGTGATTTCCAGCAAGGTTAATGCTGCTGTTGATGTAGACGAATCTAAGAAAGAAAGTGGCAGTGCAAGTGGTTTAGAGGCAAAATCAAGGACACAATCCTCAAAGAAGGTAAGTTCTAGCAATAATAATTTAGATGAACCCTCGTCAAGGCAGCTGGAGGATAAGAAAAAGCGAGCTCGGGGGAAAGTTCCTGAGAAAGATGGAACAAAAACCTCAACCATGAATGACAATGAG GAAGTGGTTGCTTCTCCGAAGTCTGTGAAACCAAACAAACATGATTCTCACATGGAGGAGAATTCTAAGACAAGTACTAAGAGAAAGTATACCGCAAACAAAGAAAAA GCATCTGGTTCTACGGAATATGGTGAGAATTTGGTTGGTCTGAAGGTGAAGGTCTGGTGGCCCAAAGACCATGC GTTCTATGAAGGTGTTATTCATTCGTATGATGCAGTTAAGAAGAAACACAAG GTGAATTATGATGATGGTGATCaagaaattttaaatcttaagaGAGAAAAGTGGGAGGTGATTGAAGACGAGTCTGGAAAAGATGAG GAAGAAGCAGCTGACCATCCAAGCCGTGCTGGTTCATCTGAAAT GCCtcaaaaaaagaaagcaaaaacagCTGAACCGCCTAGCAAGAAAACTAAGATGGATGCTTCGCCAAAAAG GGGTGAAGGAACTTCAAGTGGAAAATCCAAGGGTGTTGCAGCAAAGTCTTTTCGCAAGACAAAGGAAGATGGTAAAGTGGATAGCAAATCCAAAGATGCCCCCAAGAGTGTTAGTAAATCAGACAGTGACAATGTTACCAAATCCAAAGACCATATTACCAAAAGTGGCAGTAAATCAGTTGACACTGCTTCAAAAGCAGGCAACAAAACCAAGAATGAGGATGGTGGTGACACGCCGAAGTCTACCAAGTCCAAGCATGATGGAAGTGTTACACCAAAAGTTTCCACAAAGTCAAAGCAAGACACTTCAAAGACGTCCAAGTCCAGGCAGGAAACCCCCAGGGTTTCCTCCAATTCTAAGGGTAAGCCTGTTAGAAGCGGTGCTAAATCTAATACTAATGGTACTGGTAAGTCAAAGTTGGGTTCATCCAAGGTTGAAGAAAGTGAAAGCATGAAAGAGACCTCCACTGACTCAGCAAAGCTTGTGGAAAGTACAAAGCGGAAATCACCAAGTTCGATCAAGGGACATGGAAGTGATTCGGTGTCTGGAAAAAAGCGGCGACGATGA